The following proteins are encoded in a genomic region of Cygnus olor isolate bCygOlo1 chromosome 11, bCygOlo1.pri.v2, whole genome shotgun sequence:
- the FAM214A gene encoding protein FAM214A isoform X2 gives MLLWKNNIPIMVEVMLLPDCCYSDEGPNTEANDLNDPAIKQDALLLERWILEPVPRQSGDRFIEEKTLLLAVRSFVFFSQLSAWLSVSHGAVPRNILYRVSAADVDLQWTFSQTPTEHVFPVPNVSHNVALRVSVQSLPRQSNYPVLTCSIHTNLSFYEKQMQDRKLRQRSESSAAEQCSTSSSQRVYGKQAWTMTPEGLLNVKKTPEFTMSIRNLKIYPTTGLGSDCGASQSKVQCYNATADNKTQSHETAVRTFKTFSLIDSRVTNGHCSHQSTGEINPLIGSLLQERQEVIARIAQHLIHCDPATSPVVAGHPFNLHETGSATPKAFRSTYEDENLLKKGKETSSASVANLDNAIQEDGGEGKTRAIPEIPRLDPRAPVNHCGRPSAGEGNPLIDSLLQERQEVIARIAQHLIHCDPATSHVTGCPFKVHETSPVTSKIFRSTYEDENLLKKGKEPPSVSFAKSNFSLLEDSSKSRTKTPDTPISPSRFDGESKASLKLQARRKLVLAKPNEAVRNAFHQTSNKTSHSFTNMHTSSSCVKENKSELPDKLEMIHSGYVQKDQITNRIKQCSNFSSIDEQICTNKLKERTVVSENSNTDSFNNLQLDKCRILEGTKKASVMQTSDSLHKNELKCLDKDSKKPNIYEQNTQLISIENYLNKDHDSFKNKNKQDKTKTAHDENEDPVGLDFQSTSQKKSVEDSSLRCERLKNPDVQKAPSLKHTNIWRKHNFRSLDGTSTKAFHPRTGLPLLSSPVPQRKTQSGCFDLDSSLLQLKCLSARSPQQCINRDSDPANHGKPFLSSSAPPVTSLSLLGNFEESVLNFRLDPLGIVEGFTAEVGASGVFCPTHMTLPVEVSFYSVSDDNAPSPYMGVITLESLGKRGYRVPPSGTIQVTLFNPNKTVVKMFVVIYDLREMPANHQTFLRQRTFSVPVRREIKRTVNKENSQQTEERLLRYLIHLRFQSSKSGKIYLHRDVRLLFSRKSMEVDSGAAYELKSYTESPTNPQFSPRC, from the exons ATGCTGCTGTGGAAAAACAATATTCCGATCATGGTAGAAGTGATGTTGCTTCCAGACTGTTGCTATAGCGATGAAGGGCCTAACACCGAGGCGAACGATTTAAACGATCCTGCAATCAAACAAGATGCATTGTTGTTAGAAAGGTGGATTTTGGAACCAGTTCCTCGACA aaGTGGAGATCGATTCATTGAAGAGAAGACACTTTTACTGGCTGTTCGCTCTTTCGTTTTCTTCTCGCAACTGAGTGCATGGCTGAGTGTTTCACATGGTGCTGTTCCCCGTAACATTCTGTACAG GGTGAGTGCTGCAGATGTGGACTTGCAGTGGACGTTTTCCCAGACACCAACTGAGCACGTCTTTCCTGTTCCTAATGTTTCTCACAATGTGGCCTTGAGAGTCAGTGTCCAGTCCTTGCCCAGACAATCGAACTACCCAGTTCTGACTTGTAGTATTCACACTAACCTTAGCttttatgaaaagcaaatgcaagaTCGTAAGTTACGTCAACGCAGTGAATCcagtgcagcagagcagtgcagtACCTCCAGTTCACAGCGTGTCTATGGGAAACAAGCGTGGACAATGACACCTGAAGGCCTGCTTAATGTAAAAAAGACACCCGAATTTACTATGTCTATCAGAAATTTAAAGATTTATCCAACTACTGGCCTTGGATCTGACTGTGGGGCATCACAATCTAAAGTTCAGTGCTATAATGCTACAGCAGACAATAAGACACAATCTCATGAAACGGCTGTCAGaacttttaaaaccttttctttaaTTGATTCCCGTGTTACAAATGGTCATTGCTCTCATCAGTCCACAGGAGAAATCAACCCTTTAATAGGCTCTTTACTTCAAGAGCGACAAGAAGTCATCGCAAGAATTGCTCAGCACTTGATTCACTGTGATCCAGCTACTTCACCAGTTGTTGCTGGACATCCCTTCAACCTACATGAAACTGGCTCAGCTACACCAAAAGCTTTTCGGAGTACTTATGAAGATGAAAACTTGCTTAAGAAAGGCAAGGAAACCTCCTCTGCTTCTGTTGCCAACTTAGATAATGCAATACAAGAAGATGGTGGTGAAGGCAAAACCAGAGCAATACCAGAGATCCCACGGCTCGATCCCCGTGCTCCAGTGAACCACTGTGGCCGTCCCTCTGCAGGAGAGGGAAACCCTCTCATCGATTCTCTGCTTCAGGAGCGGCAGGAGGTTATAGCAAGGATTGCCCAGCACTTGATTCATTGCGATCCAGCGACTTCTCATGTTACAGGATGTCCATTCAAAGTACATGAAACTAGCCCAGTTACTTCAAAAATTTTCCGAAGTACATATGAAGACGAAAATTTGCTGAAGAAAGGCAAGGAACcaccttctgtttcttttgctaaatccaatttttctttgctagaaGACAGCAGTAAATCAAGGACGAAAACACCTGATACTCCCATCAGTCCTTCTAGGTTTGATGGTGAATCGAAGGCTTCTCTGAAACTccaagcaagaagaaaattggTTTTAGCAAAACCCAATGAAGCTGTCCGAAATGCATTTCATCAGACTTCAAATAAGACTTCTCATTCATTTACTAACATGCACACATCATCATCAtgtgttaaagaaaataaatctgaattgcCAGATAAATTGGAAATGATACATTCTGGTTATGTGCAGAAAGACCAGATAACCAATAGAATTAAACAGTGTTCAAATTTTAGCAGCATTGATGAACAGATTTGCACAAATAAACTTAAAGAAAGAACAGTTGTTAGTGAGAACAGCAACACGGACAGTTTTAACAATTTACAGCTAGATAAATGCAGAATACTTGAAGGTACAAAAAAAGCATCTGTGATGCAGACATCTGACTCTTTGCACAAGAATGAGCTCAAGTGTTTAGATAAAGACTCAAAAAAACCAAATATTTATGAGCAAAATACTCAGCTTATTagtattgaaaattatttaaataaagaccatgacagtttcaaaaataaaaacaaacaagataaaacaaaaactgcacaTGATGAGAATGAAGACCCAGTAGGCCTTGATTTCCAAAGCACTTCTCAGAAGAAATCTGTGGAAGACAGCTCACTCAGGTGTGAGCGGCTGAAGAACCCAGATGTGCAG AAAGCACCATCtctaaaacacacaaatatatgGCGGAAACACAACTTTCGATCCTTGGATGGAACTTCAACCAAGGCTTTTCATCCCAGAACTGGATTGCCTCTACTTTCAAGTCCT GttcctcaaagaaaaacacagtcTGGGTGCTTTGATCTGGATTCATCACTGCTGCAGTTGAAATGTTTGTCTGCAAGAAG ccCACAACAATGTATAAACAGAGACAGTGATCCAGCGAACCATGGGAAACCATTTTTAAGTTCTAGTGCTCCACCAGTAACAAGTCTTAGCCTTCTGGGAAACTTTGAG gagtCTGTCTTGAATTTTCGCTTAGACCCGCTAGGCATCGTTGAGGGCTTTACAGCAGAAGTGGGAGCAAGCGGAGTCTTTTGTCCCACTCACATGACTTTGCCAGTGGAAGTGTCATTCTACAGCGTTTCGGATGATAACGCACCCTCTCCTTACATG ggTGTAATTACTCTGGAGTCCCTTGGTAAAAGGGGTTATCGGGTACCGCCTTCAGGAACGATACAAGTG accttaTTTAACCCTAACAAAACTGTGGTGAAAATGTTCGTGGTGATCTATGACTTGAGAGAGATGCCAGCTAATCATCAAACATTCCTACGGCAAAGAACTTTCTCTGTTCCTGTGAGACGAGAAATCAAGCGGACTGTCAATAAAGAAAATAGTcaacagactgaagaaaggCTACTTCGCTACCTCATACATCTGAG
- the FAM214A gene encoding protein FAM214A isoform X1, translating to MFTFCKLKEAVFCSRVMYCLPPRLLPLPNHLGWPRLHAVLAETEAHLGLLSTDTLDEYFEYEAEEFLVSLALLITEGRTPEYSIKGRTEGFHCPPAQSSQPPTTKHECSDRVAQCRQARRTRSEVMLLWKNNIPIMVEVMLLPDCCYSDEGPNTEANDLNDPAIKQDALLLERWILEPVPRQSGDRFIEEKTLLLAVRSFVFFSQLSAWLSVSHGAVPRNILYRVSAADVDLQWTFSQTPTEHVFPVPNVSHNVALRVSVQSLPRQSNYPVLTCSIHTNLSFYEKQMQDRKLRQRSESSAAEQCSTSSSQRVYGKQAWTMTPEGLLNVKKTPEFTMSIRNLKIYPTTGLGSDCGASQSKVQCYNATADNKTQSHETAVRTFKTFSLIDSRVTNGHCSHQSTGEINPLIGSLLQERQEVIARIAQHLIHCDPATSPVVAGHPFNLHETGSATPKAFRSTYEDENLLKKGKETSSASVANLDNAIQEDGGEGKTRAIPEIPRLDPRAPVNHCGRPSAGEGNPLIDSLLQERQEVIARIAQHLIHCDPATSHVTGCPFKVHETSPVTSKIFRSTYEDENLLKKGKEPPSVSFAKSNFSLLEDSSKSRTKTPDTPISPSRFDGESKASLKLQARRKLVLAKPNEAVRNAFHQTSNKTSHSFTNMHTSSSCVKENKSELPDKLEMIHSGYVQKDQITNRIKQCSNFSSIDEQICTNKLKERTVVSENSNTDSFNNLQLDKCRILEGTKKASVMQTSDSLHKNELKCLDKDSKKPNIYEQNTQLISIENYLNKDHDSFKNKNKQDKTKTAHDENEDPVGLDFQSTSQKKSVEDSSLRCERLKNPDVQKAPSLKHTNIWRKHNFRSLDGTSTKAFHPRTGLPLLSSPVPQRKTQSGCFDLDSSLLQLKCLSARSPQQCINRDSDPANHGKPFLSSSAPPVTSLSLLGNFEESVLNFRLDPLGIVEGFTAEVGASGVFCPTHMTLPVEVSFYSVSDDNAPSPYMGVITLESLGKRGYRVPPSGTIQVTLFNPNKTVVKMFVVIYDLREMPANHQTFLRQRTFSVPVRREIKRTVNKENSQQTEERLLRYLIHLRFQSSKSGKIYLHRDVRLLFSRKSMEVDSGAAYELKSYTESPTNPQFSPRC from the exons atgttcacaTTCTGTAAGCTTAAGGAGGCTGTTTTCTGTTCTAGGGTGATGTACTGCCTCCCTCCccggctccttcccctcccaaaCCACCTTGGCTGGCCGAGGTTGCATGCTGTGCTGGCGGAGACTGAAGCTCACCTaggtctcctctccacag ATACCTTAGATGAATACTTCGAGTATGAAGCTGAGGAGTTCCTGGTCTCCTTGGCCTTGCTGATCACTGAAGGTCGAACACCTGAATATTCGATAAAGGGCAGAACAGAGGGCTTCCACTGTCCTCCAGCACAATCAAGTCAGCCCCCAACAACTAAGCATGAATGCAGCGACAGAGTGGCTCAG TGTCGTCAAGCCAGGCGAACCAGATCTGAGGTTATGCTGCTGTGGAAAAACAATATTCCGATCATGGTAGAAGTGATGTTGCTTCCAGACTGTTGCTATAGCGATGAAGGGCCTAACACCGAGGCGAACGATTTAAACGATCCTGCAATCAAACAAGATGCATTGTTGTTAGAAAGGTGGATTTTGGAACCAGTTCCTCGACA aaGTGGAGATCGATTCATTGAAGAGAAGACACTTTTACTGGCTGTTCGCTCTTTCGTTTTCTTCTCGCAACTGAGTGCATGGCTGAGTGTTTCACATGGTGCTGTTCCCCGTAACATTCTGTACAG GGTGAGTGCTGCAGATGTGGACTTGCAGTGGACGTTTTCCCAGACACCAACTGAGCACGTCTTTCCTGTTCCTAATGTTTCTCACAATGTGGCCTTGAGAGTCAGTGTCCAGTCCTTGCCCAGACAATCGAACTACCCAGTTCTGACTTGTAGTATTCACACTAACCTTAGCttttatgaaaagcaaatgcaagaTCGTAAGTTACGTCAACGCAGTGAATCcagtgcagcagagcagtgcagtACCTCCAGTTCACAGCGTGTCTATGGGAAACAAGCGTGGACAATGACACCTGAAGGCCTGCTTAATGTAAAAAAGACACCCGAATTTACTATGTCTATCAGAAATTTAAAGATTTATCCAACTACTGGCCTTGGATCTGACTGTGGGGCATCACAATCTAAAGTTCAGTGCTATAATGCTACAGCAGACAATAAGACACAATCTCATGAAACGGCTGTCAGaacttttaaaaccttttctttaaTTGATTCCCGTGTTACAAATGGTCATTGCTCTCATCAGTCCACAGGAGAAATCAACCCTTTAATAGGCTCTTTACTTCAAGAGCGACAAGAAGTCATCGCAAGAATTGCTCAGCACTTGATTCACTGTGATCCAGCTACTTCACCAGTTGTTGCTGGACATCCCTTCAACCTACATGAAACTGGCTCAGCTACACCAAAAGCTTTTCGGAGTACTTATGAAGATGAAAACTTGCTTAAGAAAGGCAAGGAAACCTCCTCTGCTTCTGTTGCCAACTTAGATAATGCAATACAAGAAGATGGTGGTGAAGGCAAAACCAGAGCAATACCAGAGATCCCACGGCTCGATCCCCGTGCTCCAGTGAACCACTGTGGCCGTCCCTCTGCAGGAGAGGGAAACCCTCTCATCGATTCTCTGCTTCAGGAGCGGCAGGAGGTTATAGCAAGGATTGCCCAGCACTTGATTCATTGCGATCCAGCGACTTCTCATGTTACAGGATGTCCATTCAAAGTACATGAAACTAGCCCAGTTACTTCAAAAATTTTCCGAAGTACATATGAAGACGAAAATTTGCTGAAGAAAGGCAAGGAACcaccttctgtttcttttgctaaatccaatttttctttgctagaaGACAGCAGTAAATCAAGGACGAAAACACCTGATACTCCCATCAGTCCTTCTAGGTTTGATGGTGAATCGAAGGCTTCTCTGAAACTccaagcaagaagaaaattggTTTTAGCAAAACCCAATGAAGCTGTCCGAAATGCATTTCATCAGACTTCAAATAAGACTTCTCATTCATTTACTAACATGCACACATCATCATCAtgtgttaaagaaaataaatctgaattgcCAGATAAATTGGAAATGATACATTCTGGTTATGTGCAGAAAGACCAGATAACCAATAGAATTAAACAGTGTTCAAATTTTAGCAGCATTGATGAACAGATTTGCACAAATAAACTTAAAGAAAGAACAGTTGTTAGTGAGAACAGCAACACGGACAGTTTTAACAATTTACAGCTAGATAAATGCAGAATACTTGAAGGTACAAAAAAAGCATCTGTGATGCAGACATCTGACTCTTTGCACAAGAATGAGCTCAAGTGTTTAGATAAAGACTCAAAAAAACCAAATATTTATGAGCAAAATACTCAGCTTATTagtattgaaaattatttaaataaagaccatgacagtttcaaaaataaaaacaaacaagataaaacaaaaactgcacaTGATGAGAATGAAGACCCAGTAGGCCTTGATTTCCAAAGCACTTCTCAGAAGAAATCTGTGGAAGACAGCTCACTCAGGTGTGAGCGGCTGAAGAACCCAGATGTGCAG AAAGCACCATCtctaaaacacacaaatatatgGCGGAAACACAACTTTCGATCCTTGGATGGAACTTCAACCAAGGCTTTTCATCCCAGAACTGGATTGCCTCTACTTTCAAGTCCT GttcctcaaagaaaaacacagtcTGGGTGCTTTGATCTGGATTCATCACTGCTGCAGTTGAAATGTTTGTCTGCAAGAAG ccCACAACAATGTATAAACAGAGACAGTGATCCAGCGAACCATGGGAAACCATTTTTAAGTTCTAGTGCTCCACCAGTAACAAGTCTTAGCCTTCTGGGAAACTTTGAG gagtCTGTCTTGAATTTTCGCTTAGACCCGCTAGGCATCGTTGAGGGCTTTACAGCAGAAGTGGGAGCAAGCGGAGTCTTTTGTCCCACTCACATGACTTTGCCAGTGGAAGTGTCATTCTACAGCGTTTCGGATGATAACGCACCCTCTCCTTACATG ggTGTAATTACTCTGGAGTCCCTTGGTAAAAGGGGTTATCGGGTACCGCCTTCAGGAACGATACAAGTG accttaTTTAACCCTAACAAAACTGTGGTGAAAATGTTCGTGGTGATCTATGACTTGAGAGAGATGCCAGCTAATCATCAAACATTCCTACGGCAAAGAACTTTCTCTGTTCCTGTGAGACGAGAAATCAAGCGGACTGTCAATAAAGAAAATAGTcaacagactgaagaaaggCTACTTCGCTACCTCATACATCTGAG
- the FAM214A gene encoding protein FAM214A isoform X5, whose product MKPERDTLDEYFEYEAEEFLVSLALLITEGRTPEYSIKGRTEGFHCPPAQSSQPPTTKHECSDRVAQCRQARRTRSEVMLLWKNNIPIMVEVMLLPDCCYSDEGPNTEANDLNDPAIKQDALLLERWILEPVPRQSGDRFIEEKTLLLAVRSFVFFSQLSAWLSVSHGAVPRNILYRVSAADVDLQWTFSQTPTEHVFPVPNVSHNVALRVSVQSLPRQSNYPVLTCSIHTNLSFYEKQMQDRKLRQRSESSAAEQCSTSSSQRVYGKQAWTMTPEGLLNVKKTPEFTMSIRNLKIYPTTGLGSDCGASQSKVQCYNATADNKTQSHETAVRTFKTFSLIDSRVTNGHCSHQSTGEINPLIGSLLQERQEVIARIAQHLIHCDPATSPVVAGHPFNLHETGSATPKAFRSTYEDENLLKKGKETSSASVANLDNAIQEDGGEGKTRAIPEIPRLDPRAPVNHCGRPSAGEGNPLIDSLLQERQEVIARIAQHLIHCDPATSHVTGCPFKVHETSPVTSKIFRSTYEDENLLKKGKEPPSVSFAKSNFSLLEDSSKSRTKTPDTPISPSRFDGESKASLKLQARRKLVLAKPNEAVRNAFHQTSNKTSHSFTNMHTSSSCVKENKSELPDKLEMIHSGYVQKDQITNRIKQCSNFSSIDEQICTNKLKERTVVSENSNTDSFNNLQLDKCRILEGTKKASVMQTSDSLHKNELKCLDKDSKKPNIYEQNTQLISIENYLNKDHDSFKNKNKQDKTKTAHDENEDPVGLDFQSTSQKKSVEDSSLRCERLKNPDVQKAPSLKHTNIWRKHNFRSLDGTSTKAFHPRTGLPLLSSPVPQRKTQSGCFDLDSSLLQLKCLSARSPQQCINRDSDPANHGKPFLSSSAPPVTSLSLLGNFEESVLNFRLDPLGIVEGFTAEVGASGVFCPTHMTLPVEVSFYSVSDDNAPSPYMGVITLESLGKRGYRVPPSGTIQVTLFNPNKTVVKMFVVIYDLREMPANHQTFLRQRTFSVPVRREIKRTVNKENSQQTEERLLRYLIHLRFQSSKSGKIYLHRDVRLLFSRKSMEVDSGAAYELKSYTESPTNPQFSPRC is encoded by the exons ATACCTTAGATGAATACTTCGAGTATGAAGCTGAGGAGTTCCTGGTCTCCTTGGCCTTGCTGATCACTGAAGGTCGAACACCTGAATATTCGATAAAGGGCAGAACAGAGGGCTTCCACTGTCCTCCAGCACAATCAAGTCAGCCCCCAACAACTAAGCATGAATGCAGCGACAGAGTGGCTCAG TGTCGTCAAGCCAGGCGAACCAGATCTGAGGTTATGCTGCTGTGGAAAAACAATATTCCGATCATGGTAGAAGTGATGTTGCTTCCAGACTGTTGCTATAGCGATGAAGGGCCTAACACCGAGGCGAACGATTTAAACGATCCTGCAATCAAACAAGATGCATTGTTGTTAGAAAGGTGGATTTTGGAACCAGTTCCTCGACA aaGTGGAGATCGATTCATTGAAGAGAAGACACTTTTACTGGCTGTTCGCTCTTTCGTTTTCTTCTCGCAACTGAGTGCATGGCTGAGTGTTTCACATGGTGCTGTTCCCCGTAACATTCTGTACAG GGTGAGTGCTGCAGATGTGGACTTGCAGTGGACGTTTTCCCAGACACCAACTGAGCACGTCTTTCCTGTTCCTAATGTTTCTCACAATGTGGCCTTGAGAGTCAGTGTCCAGTCCTTGCCCAGACAATCGAACTACCCAGTTCTGACTTGTAGTATTCACACTAACCTTAGCttttatgaaaagcaaatgcaagaTCGTAAGTTACGTCAACGCAGTGAATCcagtgcagcagagcagtgcagtACCTCCAGTTCACAGCGTGTCTATGGGAAACAAGCGTGGACAATGACACCTGAAGGCCTGCTTAATGTAAAAAAGACACCCGAATTTACTATGTCTATCAGAAATTTAAAGATTTATCCAACTACTGGCCTTGGATCTGACTGTGGGGCATCACAATCTAAAGTTCAGTGCTATAATGCTACAGCAGACAATAAGACACAATCTCATGAAACGGCTGTCAGaacttttaaaaccttttctttaaTTGATTCCCGTGTTACAAATGGTCATTGCTCTCATCAGTCCACAGGAGAAATCAACCCTTTAATAGGCTCTTTACTTCAAGAGCGACAAGAAGTCATCGCAAGAATTGCTCAGCACTTGATTCACTGTGATCCAGCTACTTCACCAGTTGTTGCTGGACATCCCTTCAACCTACATGAAACTGGCTCAGCTACACCAAAAGCTTTTCGGAGTACTTATGAAGATGAAAACTTGCTTAAGAAAGGCAAGGAAACCTCCTCTGCTTCTGTTGCCAACTTAGATAATGCAATACAAGAAGATGGTGGTGAAGGCAAAACCAGAGCAATACCAGAGATCCCACGGCTCGATCCCCGTGCTCCAGTGAACCACTGTGGCCGTCCCTCTGCAGGAGAGGGAAACCCTCTCATCGATTCTCTGCTTCAGGAGCGGCAGGAGGTTATAGCAAGGATTGCCCAGCACTTGATTCATTGCGATCCAGCGACTTCTCATGTTACAGGATGTCCATTCAAAGTACATGAAACTAGCCCAGTTACTTCAAAAATTTTCCGAAGTACATATGAAGACGAAAATTTGCTGAAGAAAGGCAAGGAACcaccttctgtttcttttgctaaatccaatttttctttgctagaaGACAGCAGTAAATCAAGGACGAAAACACCTGATACTCCCATCAGTCCTTCTAGGTTTGATGGTGAATCGAAGGCTTCTCTGAAACTccaagcaagaagaaaattggTTTTAGCAAAACCCAATGAAGCTGTCCGAAATGCATTTCATCAGACTTCAAATAAGACTTCTCATTCATTTACTAACATGCACACATCATCATCAtgtgttaaagaaaataaatctgaattgcCAGATAAATTGGAAATGATACATTCTGGTTATGTGCAGAAAGACCAGATAACCAATAGAATTAAACAGTGTTCAAATTTTAGCAGCATTGATGAACAGATTTGCACAAATAAACTTAAAGAAAGAACAGTTGTTAGTGAGAACAGCAACACGGACAGTTTTAACAATTTACAGCTAGATAAATGCAGAATACTTGAAGGTACAAAAAAAGCATCTGTGATGCAGACATCTGACTCTTTGCACAAGAATGAGCTCAAGTGTTTAGATAAAGACTCAAAAAAACCAAATATTTATGAGCAAAATACTCAGCTTATTagtattgaaaattatttaaataaagaccatgacagtttcaaaaataaaaacaaacaagataaaacaaaaactgcacaTGATGAGAATGAAGACCCAGTAGGCCTTGATTTCCAAAGCACTTCTCAGAAGAAATCTGTGGAAGACAGCTCACTCAGGTGTGAGCGGCTGAAGAACCCAGATGTGCAG AAAGCACCATCtctaaaacacacaaatatatgGCGGAAACACAACTTTCGATCCTTGGATGGAACTTCAACCAAGGCTTTTCATCCCAGAACTGGATTGCCTCTACTTTCAAGTCCT GttcctcaaagaaaaacacagtcTGGGTGCTTTGATCTGGATTCATCACTGCTGCAGTTGAAATGTTTGTCTGCAAGAAG ccCACAACAATGTATAAACAGAGACAGTGATCCAGCGAACCATGGGAAACCATTTTTAAGTTCTAGTGCTCCACCAGTAACAAGTCTTAGCCTTCTGGGAAACTTTGAG gagtCTGTCTTGAATTTTCGCTTAGACCCGCTAGGCATCGTTGAGGGCTTTACAGCAGAAGTGGGAGCAAGCGGAGTCTTTTGTCCCACTCACATGACTTTGCCAGTGGAAGTGTCATTCTACAGCGTTTCGGATGATAACGCACCCTCTCCTTACATG ggTGTAATTACTCTGGAGTCCCTTGGTAAAAGGGGTTATCGGGTACCGCCTTCAGGAACGATACAAGTG accttaTTTAACCCTAACAAAACTGTGGTGAAAATGTTCGTGGTGATCTATGACTTGAGAGAGATGCCAGCTAATCATCAAACATTCCTACGGCAAAGAACTTTCTCTGTTCCTGTGAGACGAGAAATCAAGCGGACTGTCAATAAAGAAAATAGTcaacagactgaagaaaggCTACTTCGCTACCTCATACATCTGAG